A DNA window from Melanotaenia boesemani isolate fMelBoe1 chromosome 6, fMelBoe1.pri, whole genome shotgun sequence contains the following coding sequences:
- the tnfrsf1a gene encoding tumor necrosis factor receptor superfamily member 1A isoform X2, which yields MEGTGHLHMRNKIPFVGILLLLMHMTVTGFTLQNSEKQSCPAGDFLTDEGICCNKCSAGFKLAEKCHAAGQRSNCTICPNGEFTEHMNSFPNCRRCKTCKEGNNEFVKAKCIPHQNTVCQCNPGYYKSKIDSQTYECLRCTPCQPDERQLQKCSEDKNTACGCQENYHKVKGKCQPCENCTEPKDPSTTHKPTKDHKLFIQVIAGILAVGLVLLSLVILLTYMVTKRHTKKKMKSTSFQPTSTSLDSCQQNLVNTNEPSDNSSVKTVAFTLQTSMSEQDMAILPDCVPLEIKIPDLIYTVLDLVPVQQMKQLVRSLGLKDTEIEQAEMDHRSCKEAHYQMLRMWAERSSHSVGRGRCGILHRPLLEELLDKLRQIHLGWAAEELETKYGIQ from the exons ATGGAGGGAACTGGGCATCTGCACATGCGGAATAAAATTCCCTTCGTTGGCATCTTACTGCTCTTAATG CACATGACTGTCACTGGTTTTACACTGCAAAATTCAGAGAAGCAGTCATGTCCAGCTGGAGACTTTCTCACTGATGAGGGAATATGTTGCAACAAATGCTCGGCAG GTTTTAAGCTTGCAGAAAAGTGTCATGCTGCAGGCCAGAGGAGTAACTGCACAATTTGTCCCAATGGTGAATTCACAGAGCACATGAATTCCTTCCCCAACTGCAGACGTTGCAAAACCTGCAAAG AAGGGAACAATGAATTTGTTAAAGCCAAATGTATACCACACCAAAACACTGTTTGTCAATGTAACCCTGGTTATTACAAATCTAAAATTGACTCACAAACATATGAGTGTCTCCGATGTACACCATGCCAACCTGATGAAAGGCAACTTCAGAAAT GTTCAGAGGACAAAAACACTGCATGTGGATGTCAGGAAAACTACCACAAAGTTAAGGGCAAGTGCCAGCCCTGTGAGAA TTGCACAGAGCCTAAAGATCCCAGTACAACCCATAAGCCTACAAAAG ACCATAAGCTGTTCATCCAAGTAATTGCTGGAATTTTGGCTGTGGGGCTCGTATTATTATCACTGGTGATTCTCCTCACCTATATGGTCACAAAACGGCATAccaagaagaagatgaagagtaCTTCCTTCCAACCGACTAGCACTTCCCTCGACTCATGTCAG CAAAACCTGGTCAATACTAACGAACCCTCGGATAACAGCAGTGTGAAAACCGTCGCTTTCACACTGCAAACCTCTATGAGTGAACAGGACATGGCCATTCTGCCTGATTGTGTCCCCCTGGAAATAAAGA TCCCTGACCTGATCTACACAGTGCTGGATCTGGTTCCTGTGCAGCAGATGAAGCAGCTGGTACGTTCTCTTGGCTTGAAGGACACGGAGATCGAACAAGCAGAGATGGATCACAGATCCTGCAAGGAGGCTCACTACCAGATGCTTCGGATGTGGGCTGAGAGAAGCTCGCACTCAGTTGGAAGGGGTCGATGTGGAATACTACACCGACCGCTTTTAGAGGAGCTGTTAGACAAACTGAGACAGATTCACCTGGGTTGGGCTGCAGAAGAACTTGAGACAAAGTATGGCATTCAGTGA
- the tnfrsf1a gene encoding tumor necrosis factor receptor superfamily member 1A isoform X1, translating into MEGTGHLHMRNKIPFVGILLLLMHMTVTGFTLQNSEKQSCPAGDFLTDEGICCNKCSAGFKLAEKCHAAGQRSNCTICPNGEFTEHMNSFPNCRRCKTCKEGNNEFVKAKCIPHQNTVCQCNPGYYKSKIDSQTYECLRCTPCQPDERQLQKCSEDKNTACGCQENYHKVKGKCQPCENCTEPKDPSTTHKPTKGPDHKLFIQVIAGILAVGLVLLSLVILLTYMVTKRHTKKKMKSTSFQPTSTSLDSCQQNLVNTNEPSDNSSVKTVAFTLQTSMSEQDMAILPDCVPLEIKIPDLIYTVLDLVPVQQMKQLVRSLGLKDTEIEQAEMDHRSCKEAHYQMLRMWAERSSHSVGRGRCGILHRPLLEELLDKLRQIHLGWAAEELETKYGIQ; encoded by the exons ATGGAGGGAACTGGGCATCTGCACATGCGGAATAAAATTCCCTTCGTTGGCATCTTACTGCTCTTAATG CACATGACTGTCACTGGTTTTACACTGCAAAATTCAGAGAAGCAGTCATGTCCAGCTGGAGACTTTCTCACTGATGAGGGAATATGTTGCAACAAATGCTCGGCAG GTTTTAAGCTTGCAGAAAAGTGTCATGCTGCAGGCCAGAGGAGTAACTGCACAATTTGTCCCAATGGTGAATTCACAGAGCACATGAATTCCTTCCCCAACTGCAGACGTTGCAAAACCTGCAAAG AAGGGAACAATGAATTTGTTAAAGCCAAATGTATACCACACCAAAACACTGTTTGTCAATGTAACCCTGGTTATTACAAATCTAAAATTGACTCACAAACATATGAGTGTCTCCGATGTACACCATGCCAACCTGATGAAAGGCAACTTCAGAAAT GTTCAGAGGACAAAAACACTGCATGTGGATGTCAGGAAAACTACCACAAAGTTAAGGGCAAGTGCCAGCCCTGTGAGAA TTGCACAGAGCCTAAAGATCCCAGTACAACCCATAAGCCTACAAAAG gtccAGACCATAAGCTGTTCATCCAAGTAATTGCTGGAATTTTGGCTGTGGGGCTCGTATTATTATCACTGGTGATTCTCCTCACCTATATGGTCACAAAACGGCATAccaagaagaagatgaagagtaCTTCCTTCCAACCGACTAGCACTTCCCTCGACTCATGTCAG CAAAACCTGGTCAATACTAACGAACCCTCGGATAACAGCAGTGTGAAAACCGTCGCTTTCACACTGCAAACCTCTATGAGTGAACAGGACATGGCCATTCTGCCTGATTGTGTCCCCCTGGAAATAAAGA TCCCTGACCTGATCTACACAGTGCTGGATCTGGTTCCTGTGCAGCAGATGAAGCAGCTGGTACGTTCTCTTGGCTTGAAGGACACGGAGATCGAACAAGCAGAGATGGATCACAGATCCTGCAAGGAGGCTCACTACCAGATGCTTCGGATGTGGGCTGAGAGAAGCTCGCACTCAGTTGGAAGGGGTCGATGTGGAATACTACACCGACCGCTTTTAGAGGAGCTGTTAGACAAACTGAGACAGATTCACCTGGGTTGGGCTGCAGAAGAACTTGAGACAAAGTATGGCATTCAGTGA